DNA sequence from the Callospermophilus lateralis isolate mCalLat2 chromosome 2, mCalLat2.hap1, whole genome shotgun sequence genome:
CACTTTCTGTACTTTAATTTAGACTATTACTTTTGACTAGAAGTATCTGCATTCTCTGGTCTTGGTGCTCCAATACAAGGACATGCTCTGCTTCTAATTTTGTTTATGCAAATCTTTCCTAATCAGTGGTATTTGAGTTTGATGCAGTgtttaatataattattttactTAATGACTTTAATAAAAGCATTTTAGCAGTTTTGTATGGTTTTGTGTGGGTGCACATCTCATAAATGTTAGTTCAAACACAGGAAATAACTGTAAAATAGAGTTCATACTCTAAAAAAGGTGGTAGCTGATTGGACAAATCCTTTAATTACATAATCTGTTCTGTTTTTCTAATGCTAGAAGATACCATTGTTATCCACATTTGCATTTTtagggaagaaatactcttttcttgGGATACATATTCTTATACCTCTGTCAGTAATATACCTCATTAGTTCCATTAGCTTTATATTATATTCTGATATGTTAAAGGGCCAGCCTACTCTCTTTGTTGTCTCAGCATTTTAATAAACAGGTTTGCATATTCATAGTGCTTACTATACTGTAGGATCTattattttcaattaaaattcttaaatgttATTGATAAATAATGCTTTGAATTTATGTGTTAATTGAAAAATTCCCATACATTTACTATGGCAGAATCCTGGGTTCAAGAGGGGAATTAAGAAATAAGGGTAATTCTTAAAGTTCCTTAGTATATTATTACAGACCTCCCTCTGCTGCATAACATGAACTTAATAGCAGTAACTTTTCTAGCTTTACAGCTCTTGTGAATAAAGCCTATTTCTATAAAATTTTCTCAAAGTGATGAATTTTATAAAAATCTATTAATttgtaattttgatttttatcTAGTTACTCTTATCAATTCTAGTTTGAGTTAATAGTATTTTTAAGAGTTTTCagaaaaatatcaataaaaaccttaataaagacttttaaaatttcttttcaagGTAATACATTTTCTTCCTATTAGCTTACCTTTCTCCTTTGCTGTTACTATCTAAAAATGTTGAATAATAGTTGTAATAGTTTATGTGTTATCTCACTTTAATGAAAACAAACTttgaatgaaaatgcttttagtaGATATTTCACTAATATACAAGTTTGCTCTGAATTTCTGGAAGATACTCCTCACTGGAAAACTTACTTCCTATTCACAATTTTTTCATGAATCCCTATTGAATTTCCTGGATTTCTCTCATCTCTTAAGAAAATCATGTTTCTTCTTATATTTACTCATATAATCACACCATTGATAGATTTCTTAAtttgagtaatttttttttattcataagACAAGGTCTGTAGTGTAAATAtgaactattatttttaaaagagttgTACTGAGTTGCAAATATGGTATTAATAGTGTTTGTATCTCCCTTCATAAGTGACTAGATGAGTAACTTTCTATCTTTTCATATTCTCTAGAATTTTTCATTCTTGGTACTATAGATATTTTGGGGTGGACATTTCTCTGTTGTAAGGGGCTGTCTTGTGAATTTTAGGATACATAGCAGCACTCTTGGCCTCTACACACTAACTGCCAGTAACACTCCCTTCCTAGTTATGATAATCAAAAGTGCTCCTAGGCATAACCAAATGACCCCTGAGCACCATGTGCCCTCTCTTCCCTGCTTTATGAATTGTAATAGATAAAAcactcattttgtttatttaaatcaAAATACATGGTCTTTGTCCCAAATCACAGTACATGACTTGAATCTTTATTGggattttattttctaaactaGTTTGGTGATTGATATTTTCCTATAAAATTATCTACTACATACATGATGTCAAATATATTGCTATAATTATGCATACTATTTAAGTATGCTTAATGGTATATTTCTCTCTAGTTttgttatctttttaattttttgtgcttttaaaaaatttcctggaTGAGTCTTGaaataagttattttaaaaaattaatcggcTCTGGTTTTGTTGTTAACTAattcatttttatctttatttccatgaatttcttcttttgatgttttaaaaatattttcctaactTCTCATATTGCAAATGTAGATAATTAATATTTCCTTTCTGGTTTTCTATTGGATAATCTTCAGGTACTTCAATGATCACAAGTGGTTATCTTACTgctattcttctttaaaggttcttTTTCtcaattatataatttttctggCAGAGAGAAAATGCTAATAAATGGAAGTTGTTATTGCTTTGAAGTCCTTGCCATTTATATTATTATGTAAATATtattatacaaataaaataacaaattattattattttccagcTAATTTAGTAGTCCAGTTAGACTATGTCAAGATTTATAAGATATAGTTTTGTACTCAGCTAAAGCTGAGGTAGATCAAGAGAGAAATATTAGAGGTTAAGTAGAAAATACATGGTAATTAATTGGAAGgggttaaaaaataaagaattgtgATAATTGGAtcatttttgtgaaaattttaagttttatacTAATAGAATAATGGGCAGTTATAGAAGAAAGTGATCAATTTGCTTTTGAACATATTGTTTGTTTTATCTGTGAAAATCCATATGGAAATGCCTAgaagaaagttctaaattcaggtCTGGAAACCAGAACTGGCTTTCAGATATTTATTAGAAACTCGTcataatataggtgaaatataaagcTGAGAAAATGCATAAAATTATTCTCTTTCCTATTCAATGTGAAACACTGACAGAATGAGAGAGAAGGTTGCAGCTCTAGGAAACTCAGCAAATAGTAAAGTTCTTTGAGAATTAGTAATAATAATTTAGTGAAACTTGGAGTGCCAGAAAGAGGTGCTAAGTGATaagttatatatttattatgtgtTGTGTTCCATTATTCAAATATCCCTGTCTTCGCAGTCCTTCACTATGTTGGTCTTCAATAGTACCGATGCTCCCCCTCTGATCTTCTTCCTGACGGGTATCCCAGGCCTGAGAGCAGGCCAGGTCTGGATCTCCATTCCCTTTTGTCTCCTCTATGTCATCGCGCTCTCTGGAAACAGCATGATCCTGTTGGTGGTCCTCCGTGAGCAGAGCCTCCACGAGCCCATGTATTATTTCCTCTCCATGCTTTCAGCCACCGACCTCAGCTTATCCCTGTGCACACTTTCCACTACCCTTGGTGTTCTCTGGTTTGAAGCCCGAGAGATCAACTTAAATGCTTGCATTGCCCAGATGTTCTTTCTCCATGGGTTTACGTTTATGGAGTCTGGGGTTCTGCTGGCCATGGCCTTTGATCGCTTTGTAGCCATCTGTGACCCACTGAGATACACTACCATCCTCACCGATGCCAGGATTGCCCAGATTGGGGTAATCATGTTGATAAGGAATGTTGCTGTCATGTTGCCAGTCGTGCTCTTTGTCAAGAGGCTGTCCTTCTGCAGGTCTTTGGTCCTTTCCCATTCTTACTGCTACCATGTGGATCTCATTCAGCTCTCTTGCACAGATAACAGAATCAACAGCATTCTCGGTCTGTTTGCACTCTTCTCCACTACAGGGTTTGACTGCCCTTGCATCTTGCTCTCTTATATTCTGATCATCCGATCTGTTCTCAGCATTGCTTCCTCAGAGGAGCGGCGGAAAGCCTTCAACACCTGTGTATCCCACATCAGCGCGGTTGCCATCTTCTACATCCCTCTCATCAGCTTGTCTCTTATCCACCGCTATGGCCATTCAGCACCTCCATTTGTCCACACCATCATGGCCAACGTCTTCCTGCTCATCCCTCCTGTACTCAACCCTGTCATCTACAGTGTGAAGACTAAGCAGATTCGAAAGGCCATCATCAGGATCTTGTTTCAGAAGCAGCGCCAAATCTAATTGCATTATCTCAGAGTGATAAAGCcatttatgaaaaaatgctctggaATAATGGGGtgaaataccaaacatgcctcaagGAGTCCAAACTATAAACATATAGGTTTTATGATATTGCTTATTCAGTTTCTTTGATGGTAAATATATACCAATACATCtaaattatatgtatttttcaATGTAAAGTGAGATACTATAGGTGGATGACCATTCATATTTGAAAACAATGTTAGACTTGTATTAATTGTTAATTCAGACTCTGCATGCAATTTTAAAAGTTCAGaaacaaagttgttttttttttttttttttgaggtggggtactggggattgaactcaaccactgagccacat
Encoded proteins:
- the LOC143391347 gene encoding olfactory receptor 51F2, which gives rise to MLVFNSTDAPPLIFFLTGIPGLRAGQVWISIPFCLLYVIALSGNSMILLVVLREQSLHEPMYYFLSMLSATDLSLSLCTLSTTLGVLWFEAREINLNACIAQMFFLHGFTFMESGVLLAMAFDRFVAICDPLRYTTILTDARIAQIGVIMLIRNVAVMLPVVLFVKRLSFCRSLVLSHSYCYHVDLIQLSCTDNRINSILGLFALFSTTGFDCPCILLSYILIIRSVLSIASSEERRKAFNTCVSHISAVAIFYIPLISLSLIHRYGHSAPPFVHTIMANVFLLIPPVLNPVIYSVKTKQIRKAIIRILFQKQRQI